The following is a genomic window from Nymphaea colorata isolate Beijing-Zhang1983 chromosome 3, ASM883128v2, whole genome shotgun sequence.
ACCTGTTTCGTTGTTCCGTCCTCCTGGAGGTCCCCGAGGCTTATTGTAGTGGTGACTTGGCCCAGCAACAACTTGAGGTGGGGCATTGGTAAGGGTCAGGCCTGATTTGCATATGCGGTTGCCCTGGCTGCTGAATTGGCAGCAAACATTGATGTTGTTGAGGATGCTGTAATTTTTGCCTCTTGGCtgtttcttcgtgctgcctttgctgttgtcttttcttcttgctctggAACTCATGAGATGACTCgtatttgggtaaactaagagGAAGGCCAGAATCGGCTAACAAAAGGCCGTCAATTGTGACACTTGGcatgaacaaaagattttgtacCTTTTCGGGCCACATGGCAACGGATCACACTAGAAACACTCAGCATCAAGTGCATCTTTGCAGATATCctctgaaaagaagaaaatgaaaccatcagtggacaaacaaacacaaacagcaGAGGATGCAGGAAGGTAAAAGGGTTGACATATCAACAGCagacttcaagaagaaaagataaaaaatggagaaatgcAAGAACATCAAGGAAGAATACAATCTCAACCAGATAAATATCATAGCTAGGAAGGAGTGGTACCAACATATCTAACTCTAGTCtctagttttgacttcaaagcAGCTGAAGAACCTCTTGCAAATAGAAATAACAAGACACATAATGCAGATCGAAACAGAAAATGCACCCAGTATTTCAACATGTAGAATAATAGAATTCTACCTGACAAAATtcaaagagaaattttagaaataaagcGGACCACTGTTCAAGCAAAAAGATTTTCAGTGTGTgcccttttcctctctctctctctctctctcactgaaaACCATTCAGGTTTACagtcagttctctctctctcccttcctgcccttcctttttcaattttaaccaaaaaaatgtttaaaagaaaaaacggaTATCCAGATATGTCCCTTAACCGCAGTGCTGCATCTGTGGTATGGGGAGTACAAGGACCATATCCCCATTCACATGTGACTTAGCAGGGAACTGATTAGTTGGCTAGTCGGATTAACTGTTCACTAGCTGGACATCATAGCAACAATCGTTCTAAACCTTAGCTCCTTGAGTCCAGCCTGTTCTAGAAACAAAAATTGACAACACTGAATGCTGAACAATTGCTGGCAACATTCTTCCAATAACATTCCACCAGACAAGGACAAGTTCAAAAATAGACCATAATTTTCTGAAGAAACACTGATTCCCTTTGTCCTTTTTAAGTCACAGAGAAGTTTGAATGTACATTTCCAtatttgagaagaaaacaaaactgtaAATACATTGAAATGCCACGTATCACTTTCATGTCATATACATCACAGTTATTTCATTTTGGTAGATGAACAGGAAGCTAGTTGGGTAATTCATAATTTTCCAGAAAGCTATCAAAAGCACTAGCAGCAATACTTTTAGAATCAAGTGAAGCAGTCATCAAATGCTTTAGTGCCACAACCTCACCTCTTGACACCCCTGTTCACAAATGCAGACTGAAATAGTAACTCGACAATGATGATGGGCAGAGAACTACATAACTCCCgaagatttttcttatattactCTCATCACCACAAGTGGCTTTCAAAAAAGACGTGGTACCGAACAAAAGAAGCTTGGAGGCCAACAATAGGAATATTTATATGACTGGACAATACAAAGGCCAAGTATCATGTACGATTTTTTGCAGACAATAAATTAGAACAATAAATATTAACTCAAAAAACCTCAACTTGGAAAAATCTTCTAAAGGTTATCATTCATGTTTCTTTAGTAACTTAATATAGGAAGTTTTCCTTTTCAGCACCacagagagacagaaagagagagagagagcgggaagGCGGGAGAGGCTGTTGcaagactaaaaaaaaaaaaaaaaacgtaaaaccTTCATCTCTTTTTGCTGCAAAAGGAAATACTAGTACGTGGTTCATTTGATTTTGGAGTTTGTGATGATTCTATCATTAGAATCCACAAATAAGAGATCATGCCCTATCTAGAAATAAAGACATTTACATGCACAGAGCTACTTAACAAATAAGAAGTAAAACCCTTGTTCTGCAAACTTGGGGAAACTACCGAGATCACtgtcaaaacaagaaagagattaacTCCTTAAGAACTTGATAAGTCTATAGTAAAGCTGACACTAAAACTGCTAAGGACACCCAAGGCCAAACTTGCAATGTTATTTGCAGAGTGTCGCTCGTCAGATCTGGAGCAGGACTCACCACTAAATAATCATAAGAATTCAAGGAGTAGGTTTGCTACTCCCACTTGCCAGAACTCACATCCATACACTAAATCATTTGtcacaaaatttcaaacctcCAAAACTCTGAGAATATAGCAAGATGATACCTGAGATGGGTCAAGAGTTGGCATCCGCTCCAACAACTCCAAAGCATGTCGATCAAAGCTGAAAGCAAAAATAACTGCATCTCAGGTGCACATTACCTCTATATAAACTgtaaacaataacaataataaggtGGTAAAGCACTGAGTGATGCTACCTCAAATAGAAACAAGTCAAAAGGTTCTTCAAGAGTGATGCTACTAGTTTAATTacagaagttgaaaaataaacaattcctaAAGTGTGGTTGCTTGAAAGGGCAACCCTGTGTCAATTTAGACCTTTGACTTGTGCTCCAACTCCTCCACTGAATGCATCCGCCCTTACATTTATCCAGAAGTGCCTGCGGCTGCAAtggcgaacttgaaaaaaaatgagaacaaagaaaaacaagggcataAACCTAGAGCTTAGACCCACTCATGAGCAAGAACTCTAAGCTCAACTAATAAACACTTTAAAACGatatacatgaaacagaaaataaccaaaatcctTACTTGAAATCTATGTTCTCTAAATTAACTGGACCTAAATAtaagcaaatttgaaagaccGTGAAATAAGCCTACACGCCTCTGACTTAAGCTGTCATATCACATCCAAAATCTATTCAGGTAAAAGATAGACCAattgaaacttgtttggtttctgcaagcaatctaatttctgcacatatatgtaaatttctctaGCAAAAATTCTCTGTTTTTGACATCAACTTTGCAACCACAGGGTCAGATCAGATTccctacaataaaataaactaaacccaAGGGATAAGTCTTggcaagcaaaacaaatcattcatcaaatgttaaagtcacccaaacatCCACAGTTTCGGAATAGAATTCTGCAGCAATCTCTGCAATTGTAGGAGATTTCCAACGTAGAGGGTGTGGTTTCAAGCTCTCAGGcaatgtacatgcataacacttggcttcctaccaattatgacaagctaacaaacaaaaaacacaaacaaacaatgacAGCATTTGCCTGTCTTCGTGCAAACTTTTGCAACCAGCAATAGTCAGTTTCtgtttcagccaaaaatttatgtaaactcactcaaatcaaattggatgccacaactttgttgggaactcaaataaaaacttgattttgaagcacaagatcaaactctcgtgcaacatgaatcggcttttccaaaaccactgtacatccacaagaacactgaTGAGTTGGGCTTTAAACTTAGACATCAGCTGCATGAATCAGAAGACACTGACAatgtaaataataataataataataataataatgatgaaaaagttaaaagctaacgactctttcaaaccctttcctaagcaaaccttaaaagagaaatcaacaaaaataccGTTTAGCCTTCACAATAAAACaaggaaaggggaagatggaaaattcattacactcagcatgagtggaatatgtttgaCGGGTTTCATCCATTCTATGAATGGACTAgcggtttggtaataaaaaggacaacatttttcaaaaacagagaggggctgggagttcctcatatgcccatgaagtcaggaaacattacaagagatgtcaagtgtttacttttaaatagtttataaatcatcaatttaaatcataagtagAAAGTGCTCGTGTcgtgcaaatgatatgcctttcatttaccctcaataccgtacaagcatcgggattcatttcgcatcaatgttgttgaatctctagaagggaagcctttaaatttccaaaaaatgaacataaagtaatcatcctcaacgtcttaggaaatcaaaaagaagagcaaatattgacccaaggatcgcacatccatgaaagattgtcgcatttcaattccttcgagttcagccttcatgccatttatctcttgacaggtaccttttttgcttttcttggttttgcttctttttcttcctttttttctgcatttgcctttttgccttttcattttttcttgcttttgattttctttctcaggccgaccttcacctttgagggaatacctcaccaccccaaaggctactacgaagctccaccgcatTGGTGGTTAggtgtagttttgtcacatatcaacccgtttcaccttgcgggttttcaacatgccaaaagttcataagtcattatcttcgcggtatagacataaatcacctatatgcctacccggtactcttgattattaacccagaggaacaactacacaagccccgagcccatctctcaactcttattttgctacctgccaatattttataaggcattatggcttttctcttaagatattttcctgctaaacccTTACAGACACTTGATCACTAGAGCCAATACCatctcctagtcttgactttctcagcttcataggatttttccagatttcctcttctaatgattgacaacaaaaaaaacttgaaagtttccttttacttgggcaggtagtaagaacaaaacaaaggcatatcattgcatgataagacacttttaaaatgtttctaggcacaataaaaaattttctctttcaaaaaaatacttgacatcaaatggcatatcacctggaagtaggaactctcttctaccaaaagagaagtttttatgaaaccagactgatttgttgggtagaagaagaacttcatatgctctcctatGGGCAGATCAAattatccaattcaaaaatcgaactatcgaattcaaaaatcaaatacaaatcatctattctactctatccccgcctatctaatcactcctgccttgcaccttatgctaaataaatcaagaattcaagcaaaaaaaaaataaaacagtctATAGGAACataaacacgtcctaaaaacgaagaagtgaacctatattttctaagttgaacccttaccaactataagatataaaatttcactcaaaaaaaaaaatgaaaacaaaacaaacctttccaccaatgtcctgtgaggttaatgactaaagatccaaaattctaaaaaaaaagaagaacactaAATCatgttgcaaatccaacctaattggtccaactgaaaactggtggccattttacatatgccaaagaagttttagatacaaaaaaaaaaaatttgaaggtcgtttttatattcaaaaaggattttaaatttggtgaaaattctatcaGAAACACAGGACAACAGctacaattcctagtctacttcaaaaacgatcgtacaaataaaagttcaatgttctccaAAACCTTAGGCCATCTCCCCTTCGCACAAGGGGCGCCCGGCTTGGTAATTTGGAGCAGAAAGCACATCCAGGGCTAATTGCAAACGAATGAACAGAAAAGCACCAaacctgagattttttttttaaaaaaaaaaaaaaagaattagtgATAGTCCAAGATTAATTCGCCCTTCTAAAGGGCTCCCCAGGTCCACTGATTCACTGATCTTCCTGTATGCTAACAAAGAGGCATTCCCATGTTCAAGTCATTTCAGCATTTGACGTGAAGGGATTGCAAAGTGGCATATTGGGGAGAAGCAGCTGGTGAAAGAACTTCAGAACCGCTACACCATACAAACAACCCAACCATTCCtatgcaaaaatgaaacagGATTGATTGTGTTCACTAGATATTAAGTTCAAATCCTAAACTTTCATAGAAGTGTACCAACAATTGTACTTGGAGCATGCAattcaactcaaaaaaaaaaaacagatgacGTGCCCCGAGGCATGTAAACACAATAAAAGAAACTGTAATGGTGAGTAATTATGACTATGGCATGATATTTGAACTTACAAAAAGTAAACCAGGAATATCATGAAATTGGGCTGCATAGCTACAACGAAGATTCTAGTCACAAGACAAAACCCACATAACCCATCAATATACTGACAAGTTCATCATCGCCAGTCAAGCTATGATAAACATCGAAGAGAAAATCACACATTCTTGTTTCCTAACCCTGGTTATCCCATGGTCATACTCTCAGTTACAATTCATACGGTGTGAAATCAAGAAGCAGATCACCAACGCATAGCACCAAACAGAAATCTCTTTGCACATTAACAGAAAATTCTTCGTGTAAATATCTACTAAAACCCTAATAGCCAGTCCAAAAGGGAAAACTAGAAACATAAACAGTTGATCAACCCAGAGAAAGAAAGCCGTGAAAAGCCTCTTGAAGACCTCGAAGGAGACGCAAGTaaccccaacccaactttaGGCAATCGGCCAAGACATTTCGCGAAAACCAAACCCACACAGTTGAACACCAAAAAAGAGACCACCCAGTGTCACCGATTGCTCAAACCGCTGCAAAACATAGGAAAGGAAAGCAACAAATCATCAttgaaaaaaaggagagaaagtgGCGCTCCGAATTACCCATAGGTGCCCTCGCCGATCTGCTCGAGCTTCTCGAAGCAATCGACGCTCTGCGATCCCCACGAGGGAGACTCATCGAGGTTCAGCTGCCCGGGTGCGGCCGCCGCCATCTGTCGCTGCCTCCCACCCTCCTGTCCCCACTTGAGGCGTCGTCAAGGAAAGCACCGAAAGCCTTACGCGCCTATTTCAAGCAATCTCTTCGTCCTCCTCCTTCTGCTGCTGCTCCTGTACGTCAACAGGAGGGGATGAAGCAGAGACGGTTTCCGCAGAGGGTTTTCCCAATtcgaagaggatgaagaagaaagcgAAAGTACAGGGATGCAACGACCTTGGCTTCTTTGCCAGTAAATCCAAGAGCAACAACGTAATTTACTCAGCCTTCAAGAATGGCTCTCCATCCACGAGTCGCCTAGGCTAGAGATATTCAGGAAATGTCTGTAAAACCAAAGGGGCATGTTTCGTTAAAATATTTGCCGTATGAAACGCAACAATAATCTGATAGCCACTTCATGAAAAATGACGCTCATGTTTATGTTTGTAGAAACATATTCCCTACtgatataattattattttttattcataggTGAGCGGGTGCCTTGATCGTCTTAAACTAAAAACAATAGTTTAATCCGATATAATCATATGGATACTTATAAATcatgtttcttgaaaataaaatcatgattaAAATTCGTTTCTTACGCACTGATATGGATCAAGAAAAAGAGTTCATAGAGAAACGCCCAAAACCGATCAAAATTAAACCTTGTGCCAATTGAAACCCTAAACCGATTGAAAGAGGTATTGAGAGAGCGAGGCGTGgatggagagacagagagagtaaAAGGAGGTCATCACCTTTTCACCCGGCTGAGAAGGTCGGAGACCTCGTCGCTGGAGCTGGTGGCGCCCGCTGCACGGCTTTGGGAAAGGAACGAAAAGGAGAGCGACTGGGAGTGGAACAGTTGAATCATATGTTGCAAAACCAACCATGTTCCGAGGACTCTCCTGTAATAtgacattgcaaaaaaaaactttacacAGAACCCTCCCAATGATAGAAGTCTCAACAATGCATAACAACACAATGCCGTAGATATCAAATgaaatacattttgaaaaacaaataacagaaCATCAACAGAAATGCACAAAGATGCAgtttttctcctcatttttGGAACAATTAAGAGATGGTTTAGAATCAACAATTTAACgcaaaaaaacaagttaaagcATGCCATAAGACTCATTACCACAAAAATAGTTTCTCGCTTGGACTGAGAGAcatgatgataaaatcataaaactaGAATGTCAGCTCAAGTGATAGGGACATGaagctaaaaaatagaaagacgAAGATCCAAGgtaaaggaaggaaagagagccAAGACAGCAAGAGCCTCATACCCAGTATATTTAAATGGTGGTGTTTATATGAGAAGTCATAACAAATTATAAATGCAACTTTTGCCCTCTATCCTAGCTGTCATAACCAGCTGTGGATCAGCTCCAAACATGCTAAAATCCTAAAACAACAACCTTATATGCCATTGCCACAAGTAGTCAAATGTCAAAGGCAGTGCAGAGGAGGATATTTCTCCCCTTCAATAGACACTGTTTTCTTCCCTGCTTAATAAATTTGTACACGAGTGGCTTCTTTGAGGATGCTTGCTTCTCGTCCCAATAACACATATAATGCAAACGAAGAGGAGGATATTTCTCCCCTTTAATAGccactcttttcttttccctgctTAATAAAATTTGCATATGAGTGGCCGCTTTGAGGATGCTTGATTCTTGTCCCAATAACACATAGAATGAGAACACACGATTCCAACATCCTCATGTGCTCCTCAAACAGCCATCACACAATTTCAACATCCAGCAATGCTGTTTGCATCAAGTCGCAGGAAAGAATGGACTCGGCATGATAAGTGTTGACTGATGAGCATTCAGTCCTTGGCGTCTCAAGGTAAAACCGAAATGGCTTCTAAGGGAAGCAGAACACACGTCAGGGTGCATTCCACATGTCATGTTTGCTTCTACCACAGGGCCAGAGATCGCTAGAATGCTGCATTTGCATATTCAAATATCCTCCAAGGTGGATCAACCACTTTCATATCCTTTGCTATTTCAGCCTATATGACTTGCTGATTCAACATGGAAACCCTTTCATATAATTCTTGCAACAATTACCCTTGTCATTGTCACGATAACAACATGGGAACAACTATATTCATAAGAACGCTTTGTGGACTTAGGAGCTTAAACGTAAAATTTCTAACATTACTTCTTtggaaaaaagaggaaatttcTATATCctaattttaaagtttaaactttaaagtattGATTTCTCCCTTATCAGAGACACGCCCACGAAGTTTTACCAAAGTTAAATATGAAATTCAATAGTTATACTCCACATCATGCAACTTAGGCACGGTGCTTCTGTGTTCAGCCCCTTCCACCATCTCCGTTTTGCAAATATACCTCTTCACCAAAAACAATAATGAAGCCATTTTCCTAGTCGCATGTTTGGACCTTTACAAGCTAAACTATCCAATTTAAATGACCAGAGACCGGCTgacaagaaaaacacaataaatacTAAAAGCAAATGAGTAGGGAAAGATAAAGAACAGCACTATCATCAAACTATTTATCTGtatatggtttcatctgctacTAACATTTACCAATAAAATGTGCAAACTGTAGAACACAATTTGTAAACAGTTTCAGACTTCATGGTATGCTTGCATCATTGAGATATGATTGTTTTCAGATAACACAAACgtgaaaattttcacattgacaCATGATCATTTTCAGTTGGCAAGACCAAATTGATATCCAAATTTGTAACGAATTAGGTTGTTATAGGTTAGTCGAGTGTTATGGCCACACAAACACCAAAATTCATTGCCTAATTGAGGCAGAGAGAGGGAACTAAAGGTTCAATGATGTCTTTCCCATTAATAAGTTGTCTGAAGTGCAAATATGTTCCTTCCCAAGggtcaaattcaaatgtttacaaTGATGACAGTAAAAATATTCAACAAAGAGCTATTCaataccaaaaaataaataattacaCATAATGTATGTGCAATAGATTCACCTTCCCCATGCATCACTTTTATACCATGTATAAAATTTGGGATCAAATTTAAAAGTTCTACATATAAATGTACAAAGATCTCCAGTTTTTCGGATCTTTTGAGGTAAACAGACTTGTGTTGAGGAAATTCATTTCAATAGTTTCCCAAGTTTTAGCTTCATCCATCCATCATAATGTAACAaacaacattcaagaaaaaaatgaagctaaCTATTTTTGCAGATATTAACCTTCCCAAATCCATTCTTAATAAATGCATTCACAATTTTGATCAAAATAGTCGCCCATATTTTTGTCCTCCTAACTCCTCCttcattttataatttcaaatattgaatCCTTAATAGATTTCAATAACAAGGGGACAAAAGGTTTGTACCAACCATTTTTCTGCATATCAGGCCCTCAAGAATCTACTGCTTAGAATCCCAAGTTTAGATGGCAtgcatataataaaaaagatgatATCTAGGAACCATGTAAGCAAAGTGGATCAAAACTTACAGGAAGGTCATTAATGCTTTGAGCCACTGCACTGCAAGCTGCTGCAGTTGCCCCACTTTGAATGGCATTCATGGAGACATccacaaggaagaaaaaaacagcAGGCATTGGATCACGAACCTGCAATTTATAGGTTTAAAATGCAGTAGGTGAACATAAGAGCATAGTTTCTTAATACACAGCTTGAAACCAGAAAACTAAGAAACAGTTACAATATCCAAAACTAACATTTGGATCAGAATTGCTATTTACACATCACCAATCAACAGAGTAGAATGATATCAGCTGCACATATAACTTTGTAATTAAATCATActaaaaaaagccaaaaaaaaaaaggtttttttgtgtgtttttcctGTTGTcagaaaaaaatgagttttcagaaaaaaatgattttaatatCTTTATAGATTTCTCTTAAcatattattaattattttgaatttcatcaattttttgtaaaaaaattgtagagAATTCAAATTTCCATATATTTCCATTACTTatttacattttcaaaactttttaccCCGAGAAAAGGCTTGTCAATAAAAGCTAAGATCGATATTTATGACAAAGCAATCAATATGATGTGCACATTATTGTTaaccaaaaaggagaaaaaagaccAATAATAGGGAactttgcataaaaaaaatataaaatcaaggACAGTAATAAACATCAACAGTGCTGTTGCACTCATccatttcaaacttcaaaggaaTCACAGTAAATGACCAACTAAAAACATGCCAGCAACAACCAACATCGCACTCCAACACATAGCTGCTAAATGATGTTGTGCCATGATTGATTTGCAAAAATGTGCTTTACTCAACCCCAAACAGCACCacttttcaaaaaggaaaactaacTGACAAGCAAATAGCAGTGAAAACTTTAGGAATCATCAATTCCTAACCATGTATTCCTTTGAGGCAACAAATTCATCGGTTCCCCGGCACAATTCAGGCCTTTCATCAGCATCCCGACGCCTACAATCGGGTCCTAAATTGCAGTAATAGTCGCGAGGTGTCTCATCAGTAAAACCTGCAAACAGGATAGTTATGCATAGTTATTGTAGAGACTACAAAATAGATAGGAATAAGGAGTAAAACCTTTACAGTTAATCAAACGGGCTGAATTAGGAGAGTTTTGAGATGAAACTACAGCTTGACTACAGATTGATAGGAAATGTGTCAATCTTGTCCCCTTTTGGTTCGGCTCCAGAGAgaattacaagaaaaaagagttttgtttaatttaaattgatAGAAATAATTATCATGCTCTATTAAGCAGAAATAGACATAACTCAATGGCTCAAGAATGCATTGAACTTGATGGTGAAAATCAAGTTGCAGTTAGATACAATTAACTATATTATCGATTTCATATACAAAAATGCTCGTACATATAAATCAGGCAAAATTAAGTGCTCAAAGTTAGAGAATTTGATTACCGGTAATGTCTAATTTATACACTGCCAAACATTTACAGTAGTGTAAAAAGGCTATTAAATACATGTTCTTAGGCATTTAATTGTTTagagttttgtttctttaaaaaatagttaCCATGTAACGCATATGGAATTTTCAACCATCCGGAAAGGACATAGACAATAATATACCTCTTTTCCGACCATGGTCACAATTACAGTCATCAAGCTTCTATTAGCGAGGGTTTTATTGGCATTTTTCAGCAAAgctgattttctcaaaaaaactcaagaattcaaaattttaaaatgacaaaacataaaaaaattaaatgaaaatcaacaattttgtattatttattacAATATATACACGAATATTCAAACtgtttttgaaactttgatAAAAAATCACTAATAGTAGACTCAAAGAACTTCAGAAAAGGGAAATATTGTGATGTTTATTGCAAGAAATACTTTTTgctgatattttgaaaatattgggAGGTTTTCCCTTTAAAATTGGCTTCTGATACTTTGACAATCAAAAAGTAGCATTTGCAAAAACATTACTGATCAAGAAAGAAGGCAGGACGTAAACCACGGTTCATGATATATGGACTCACAATGACAAGATTCCTGCCTACAGAATTAATTGGATGGATCATGACCATAAAACTCAATAAATAACTTAAGGGTCCGATAACGTTTAGCTATAAATACAA
Proteins encoded in this region:
- the LOC116249998 gene encoding uncharacterized protein LOC116249998, coding for MYLIAFLHYCKCLAVYKLDITGFTDETPRDYYCNLGPDCRRRDADERPELCRGTDEFVASKEYMVRDPMPAVFFFLVDVSMNAIQSGATAAACSAVAQSINDLPESPRNMVGFATYDSTVPLPVALLFVPFPKPCSGRHQLQRRGLRPSQPGEKPQALLDKCKGGCIQWRSWSTSQSFDRHALELLERMPTLDPSQRISAKMHLMLSVSSVIRCHVARKEQEEKTTAKAARRNSQEAKITASSTTSMFAANSAARATAYANQA